A genome region from Anastrepha obliqua isolate idAnaObli1 chromosome 4, idAnaObli1_1.0, whole genome shotgun sequence includes the following:
- the LOC129244774 gene encoding protein preli-like translates to MVTASQYTTETVFDYSWKQVVQAYWNRYPNPSSTHVLTEDTIKREVRDGKLYSRRLFSKTNPVPKWGKRFYNNAPVRIIEDSILDPKKKTLVTFTRNIGFKKIMKVDEIVEYSEQKDGRTLAVRRAYVSSQVFGFSRAIRVFGIERFKSNCNKAVSGFNYVLRNMFPGNAATANANNTATNTIGVTDGIANEAPTTAGTNQMQQATTNKTEALKMASKSGYEYFKNHAIKLAQLFSIKN, encoded by the exons ATGGTTACCGCATCGCAATATACAACGGAGACAGTTTTCGATTATAGTTGGAAACAAGTAGTGCAAGCCTACTGGAATCGCTATCCAAACCCTTCAAG taCACATGTTCTAACCGAAGACACAATCAAACGCGAAGTGCGCGATGGCAAATTGTATTCACGTCGTCTATTCTCCAAAACCAATCCAGTGCCAAAATGGGGCAAACGCTTTTACAATAATGCGCCTGTAAGAATTATTGAAGATTCTATTTTGGatccaaaaaagaaaacactcGTTACATTTACGCGAAATATTGGGTTCAAGAAAATCATG AAAGTCGATGAAATCGTCGAATATAGCGAACAGAAAGATGGACGCACTTTGGCGGTGAGACGTGCATATGTCAGTTCGCAGGTGTTTGGCTTTTCACGTGCAATACGTGTTTTTGGCATTGAACGGTTCAAGTCGAATTGCAACAAAGCTGTGAGCGGCTTTAATTATGTGCTACGGAATATGTTTCCCGGCAATGCTGCTACGGCGAATGCGAATAACACTGCTACCAATACGATAGGCGTGACAGATGGCATTGCGAATGAAGCGCCAACAACAGCGGGAACTAATCAAATGCAACAAGCGACAACGAATAAAACTGAAGCCCTTAAAATGGCCAGCAAATCTGGTTATgagtattttaaaaatcatGCCATTAAATTGGCACaactattttcaattaaaaattga